From the Vicia villosa cultivar HV-30 ecotype Madison, WI unplaced genomic scaffold, Vvil1.0 ctg.000004F_1_1_1, whole genome shotgun sequence genome, one window contains:
- the LOC131621347 gene encoding uncharacterized protein YKR070W-like, translating into MSFRLLTKAWRHQSQSKNHTAFSHILPRFFSRKSQRSSFGIAFDIDGVILLGNTPVGGSPAALRKLYDAEGRMKVPYVFLTNGGGIPEAKRASQLSELLGLSVSPSQVLQGHSPFRQLVDRFEHKLVVAVGKGEPASVMSEYGFKNVISIDEYASSFENIDPLAPYKKWTTKLAATQDPKFDESSSRIDVFSERVQAAFIVSDPVDWSRDIQVLCDILKTGGLPGRNVGTQPQLYFANDDLEYQTKFPSERLGMGAFRIALESIFNRSHPHSLEYTCFGKPHPSVFKNAETVLQQHVPQVYEDFNDINHKNAQHFQTLYMIGDNPAVDIRGARQTGRPWFSILTRTGVFKGKGNHDEFPADLVVDTVEEAVDYILAKESA; encoded by the exons ATGAGCTTCCGTCTCTTAACCAAAGCATGGCGACACCAAAGCCAATCCAAAAATCACACCGCCTTTTCTCACATACTCCCTCGTTTTTTTTCTCGCAAATCCCAACG GTCATCATTCGGCATTGCTTTCGACATTGACGGCGTCATTCTCCTCGGGAACACTCCCGTCGGTGGCTCTCCGGCAGCATTGAGAAAACTATACGATGCAGAAG GTAGAATGAAAGTCCCGTACGTTTTCCTTACCAATG GTGGTGGCATTCCTGAAGCTAAAAGAGCCTCTCAGCTTAGTGAACTGTTGGGTTTAAGCGTCTCGCCTTCTCAG GTTTTGCAGGGCCATTCACCATTTAGACAATTGGTCGATAG ATTTGAGCATAAACTCGTTGTTGCTGTGGGAAAAGGGGAACCAGCTTCGGTGATGTCTGAATATGGTTTTAA AAATGTTATCTCAATTGATGAATATGCATCGAGCTTTGAAAATATCGATCCACTGGCACCATACAAGAAATGGACGACCAAGCTGGCTGCTACTCAGGATCCAAAGTTTGATGAGAGTAGTTCACGAATCGATGTCTTCTCTGAAAGGGTTCAAGCAGCATTCATAGTTAGTGATCCTGTTGATTGGAGCAGGGACATACAG GTTCTCTGCGATATCTTGAAAACTGGAGGACTTCCTGGAAGAAATGTTGGAACGCAACCACAATTATATTTTGCAAATGATGACCTTGAATACCAG ACTAAATTTCCTTCTGAACGTCTGGGCATGGGAGCTTTTAGGATTGCACTAGAATCCATCTTCAATCG GAGTCATCCTCATTCCCTAGAGTACACGTGTTTCGGCAAACCACATCCATCTGTATTCAAGAATGCAGAAACTGTATTACAGCAACATGTGCCCCAAGTCTATGAAGATTTCAACGACATAAACCATAAAAACGCTCAACATTTTCAAACACTTTACATGATTGGAGATAATCCAGCAGTGGACATCAGAGGTGCACGACAG ACTGGGCGTCCTTGGTTTTCTATTCTCACGAGAACTGGTGTTTTCAAGGGGAAGGGAAATCACGACGAATTTCCAGCAGATCTG GTTGTTGACACTGTGGAAGAAGCTGTGGACTACATCCTAGCAAAGGAATCCGCTTAG